aagagttttaggcgcaatatacaaagagttaatgctgttgtccgtgtggagcctgatcagagcgtttcaaatgcatttctcctgtcatgactgtactgagattacccataatgcacctggacacagcatgtccacactaaaaccttcaaaattagtgcagtactttaaaactaaaacatatatttcactttataaaacttcagaagtgacgttaatttaaataacatgtctgaaattagtttggttaaaattttaaccataagctaAAACTGTgtgcttctggatgacttgggtgatattgccggtgagTTAGTATAGTGTCAAGAGCAAttctcctgaaaccactcctctgtttacagagaatagagctgtGTATccgctataaaacatttaacagataagcgctgaaatctttgatattagacttaacaaaggtttttaactgtttcagatttattcacttcacctgcaaaaacatgttagcgatctaaaaattatcagaccaaaacttattggaagataatggttctgatgatggttttcagagttatctgaaaagctaatttgataatgaaaacattagcttcggtaattagcggttagcggattagtggaactgtgcctgcCACTGTATATACATGTGCCAAAGTAGAGTCTCTGATTCCAGAGACTGATTCCAATCAGACTGATTCTGATTCTGCCAAGCCATTCATTATTATGACAAGATGATATCTAGCCATAGAATGACAGCAAtaccttactgtggaaattataaaaatatctgtcatatcaaattcacattagagccacaccatgctgaagtgatcacagtaagaaagtaaGAACTTGTAATCAATGGAAACTCTACTAGTAGAGTAATGTAATGCATAAAACATTAGTTCCATCATAATTTCCCAGAAGCTCTTGGAGCATCTTCAGATATTTTGTTTATGTTATGTTCAGATGATAATCTTTAAGGTGCAAAGCATAAAATTTGCTAGTATTGCACCAGCGTTTCCTGAGCTTTAATGTGTAAATAAATGATTTGTAGCCCGTGCGGTCGGGTGGGCGCTATACTAGCTTCATAGTCATCACCGGTGTGAGAGCGCATCACAATGTGGATTGCACAACACTGAGAAAATGGGAAAATGAGAATTCCTGCCAggctagaattttttttaaacaccactAACAAAAAATAatgacagatgaagaaaggtttgaaaaagtatgcaaatacttttttttttttctcaccgacATGTCTCCTAAGAACCGCTGACCTGTTGTCTTCTCTTTCACAGTCACTTCCTGGCAGCGGATGTCTCATCACCTTCGTCTGAGGTCGGAGGTCAGTTGGACGGGGGAGACGGGTCCTCGGCAGCAGTGATGCGGGCGTCAGTGGCAGGATGCAGGATGAGCGTCGGGGCGCTCCTGAACGGGCTCCTGGTGTCTGTGTTGGCAGCGCTGCTGTGGAAGTACTCCAAACTGAGCGAGCATGCCACCCTTCTAGAGGAGGAGCTGCACATGATGCGCCAATCCCAGGAGCTTTTGCAGGTTCGCATCGACTACCACGTGGCACTGCAGGCGCTCCAGGAACACGGCACCCGGATGATTTGCACTGGGAAGATGCACACTGACCGCATCTGTCGTTTTGACTACCTGTGTTACTGCTCCGAGGCTGAGGAGTTTGTCTTCTTCCACTCCAACTCCTCCATCATGTTGCCGAACCTGGGATCCAGGCGGTTCCAGCCTGCCCTGTTGGACTTGTCCTCAGTGGAGGATCACAACACACAGTACTTCAACTTTTTGGAGCTCCcagctgctgctttgaagttcaTGCCGAAGCCCGTGTTCGTACCAGACGTGACATTGATCCTGAATAGGTTTAACCCAGACAACCTAATGCACGTGTTCCACGATGACCTGCTTCCAACCTTCTATACAATGAAACAGTACTTGGACTTGGATGACGAGGCCCGTTTGGTCTTCATGGAGGGCTGGGGTGAAGGTCCGCACTTTGACCTCTACCGACTGCTGAGCACCAAACAGCCACTGCTCAAAGAGCAGCTGAAGAACTTTGGCAAACTCATGTGTTTTACTAAATCATATGTTGGTTTGTCTAAGATGACCACCTGGTACCAGTATGGTTTTGTCCAGCCACAGGGCCCCAAAGCCAATGTTTTGGTCTCTGGGAATGAGATCCGGCAGTTTGCCAAGGTTCTGATGCAGAAAATGAACATCAGCAGGGTGGACAAGGTGGAGAAAGACAGTGGAAGTGCTGAAGATGAGAAAGAGAAGAAGGATGAATACATTGTTGTGTTTAGTCGCTCAACAACCAGACTGATACTGAATGAAGCTGAGCTCATCATGGCTCTAGCTCAGGAGTTTCAGATGAGAGTGGTTACGGTGTCCCTGGAGGAACAGTCTTTTCCGAGCATTGTCCAGGTGATTAGCGGCGCATCAGCGTTGGTTAGCATGCACGGAGCTCAGCTTAttacgtccctcttcctccccagAGGAGCTGCTGTGGTTGAGTTGTTCCCCTTTGCTGTCAACCCGGAGCAGTACACCCCATATAAAACCCTGGCCTCCCTCCCAGGCATGGACCTCCACTACATCTCCTGGAGGAACACTATGGAGGAGAACACAGTCACCCACCCGGAGAGATCCTGGGAACAGGGAGGCATTGCTCACCTGGTGAAGGAGGAGCAAGAGCGAATACTGGCTAGTAAAGATGTCCCACGGCACCTGTGCTGCCGCAACCCAGAGTGGCTCTTCCGAATCTACCAGGACACACTGGTGGACATTCCTTCTTTCCTGGAAGCCCTCAGAGAAGGCTTAAAGACAAAGCCCAATTTGAAGAAGGCAAAGACAGCCAGCGCGGTCCATCCTGGCCGGGTCAGGGAAGCCCAGTGTCAGACATCTGTGCAGACCACCAGTGAGGCCAAACTCACAGtgtcctggcagatcccgtggaACCTGAAGTACCTGAAGGTGAGAGAAGTTAAGTACGAGGTGTGGATCCAGGAGCAGGGGGAGAACACCTACATGCCTTACATCCTGCCACAGCAGAACTACACATTTTCAGAGAACATTAAGCCCTTCACCACATACCTGGTGTGGGTCAGGTGCATCTTCAACAAGAACCTGCTGGGACCTTTTGCAGATGTTCTTACATGTAGAACCTAGCACAAACCAGCTCACTGCTGCAACATTTTCAAACAAGAGTAGAGTCGCGTTTGTTCCAGACAATCGCATCCGAAGAGTGATCTCTCGGGAAATGATTGTTTCTACAATCCAATATCATCCGTTAAACTCTGCTAGGTGACGTTTCCATGGAGACAGCCATGTGACAGGTGACGGGGTGGTCAGAACGTGATGGCAGCAACAGGAACTGAAGAAACAACTGGAAACCATGTCTGTGTTTCTGATACAAGACATTAAATCACATTAATTACGTGCAGAATGATTCAGCAGATGTCTGAACACGGATTCTTCAGCTTTTACTTTATGCAACGGAGCTTTTCTGTGGAAGAGATGGATCTGATGGATTCGGGGTCGTCTCGGAATCAGGATTTTGTTTTAAAAGCCTCTTTGCTCAAGAAGAAACATTTCAGTGTGTAGAAACTGTTACAATgattgaaatgttttaaaaatatctGCAACTCCACGTCaatgttaatttttgttttacaAAGGAGTGTTTTGGATTCATGTTCATCTGGAAATGTGGATGCAAAACCAGGCGGACACCTAAACATGCAGCTCTGTAATTctcacttaaaaacaaaaaataattacaaaatcaATAATTTGTTCTGAGACTCTTCTGTTCTGACCTTTAGTGCAGGAACCCCGAGTGAACTTTTGACCTCTGGCTGGCTAATGGGTCTTGTAATCGTCCTCTTGGAAAAATCTAAATTGGAGTCCTAAATGTAGGATTGGTTTAACTCCTCGATCTTGCAGTGTTAAAGTCATGAAGATGCAAAATTTGAGGCGTGTGTGTGTAGATGATCACGGAAATTTATTGAACTCGTTGTCCCCGTCAGTCTGTGTATTACCTCCCCAATAATTACTTAAAAGTCTTCACAAAGACTTGTTGGCCTGATCTGGCCCCCGTGTCAACAGTTTGACACCCCTGTTCAGTACGTGTGTGCTGTTCATGTGGTTTCGTTTCAGGACTGTTGGAATCCAGCTTTTGCAgaatctggaaaaaaaacaaaaccgcaTTCTTCAGCATAATATTGACCAAAAGAACCTCACTGTCATTTTTATCTCCTGTCAAATATGAAGACCGTTGGATTTTTTTCATAATGATACAAGAACAAAGTTACATTCACGAACAGGGTAATTtcaataaaaatgacaaatgttatTTTTCCCTTGATATTTTTGCATTCATTTACATAATGACAAGCTGACTTGTTTCAAACAATGTCCAATAATAAGGTCCAGAATGATAGTAAATAACAGTATTTTATCTCAATGCTTTgaaaatttatgaaaaaaaattgtcataTGTGTAACGCTTAGGGTGTTACACTTCTGACATATTTAAAATAGCTACTTCGTCTGTCATAACTTTATAAAGCATTGAGATAAAATACTATTTATCATCACTCTGGACCTCAATATTGGACATTATTTGAAACAAGTTGCCTTCTCATTATATAAAATCCTCCTTACACAGGCACAGAGTCCGTTTTGTAGCCCTTGTGCAAGCAGAAAATGGGGAGGCCGCCACAGGATGCTGAAGGGATGCACCGCCACCATGGTCTTACACCATGGTCACCGTGACATATGGAACATGCACCTTAAAAACGTAGAGGAGTCTCCAAGGCTGGAGGACGCACAAATGACTCACAAGCGATACATAAACACTGCACAGATGACGCCATGGCTGCCCAATGAGCGCTGAATGAACGCACCAGCATCGGGGCCGACTGCTGTGATTCTTATGAATAAAGTTCAATTTATAAAGTGCTgttataaaatgcaaaataagttccttgtcagctgatgtccactaagttcatcagaaagttttgtgcttgTTCAAAACTTTTCCTACGGCTGATGGCTCATTCTAGGCTATTGAAAGCTCTGGTGTCAGTTAAACACAAGTGGATATGCAGCACAGCTTCATGTCTTGAAGAAAAAGATAGCACTTTCTCTCACTCttgctcactctctctctttgtcaGCAAGGAGGTAAAGCAGAGTTGTTCGTTGTCCTGGTGCacgaacagtgaggaaatatgcttTTAGAACACAGCAAACTCTGCTCAAATCCAGTATATATGTCTATAGTGTGGGAAAATCCTGCTCTGCGCAGATCtcagtggaaatgtgatgtcatctgtagCGCCCCAACCTTCCCCTTCATATTTCAGTATTCACTTAGACCCCTGTTACACAGGACGTCATCCTTTGGCAGTCCATTGTGCATCCTAAAATTTGCCAGGATGAAGAAGGGAAAAAATAAAAGTAGCTATTATTAATTACCAACATAAAGTTGCAGTGTTAAATTATGATCCGGGTCCTTTAACATTATCGTTTGATACTGAGCCAGTTACAGAcactttgaaatatgtatttaTCTTTCCTATTTTCTATCATGAACGTCATTAAAGCTGTGGGTATTTCTTAAAAGTTTCatagttttttaaaattattattattttacctctaacactgtcatcttcacaCAAACTGTTAATTGTTCCTTCTTTCATCTTGTACATTTCTGCTGCTTATGAAGAACTGCACTTTTTCAAATAGTTATTttgaaaataatttatttaaaaaatccaCAGTAATCTACAGCCTTGGTATCAGCAGCAAATGTACTTTAATATTTAATGGAACATTTTGCACAAAATTATTCTGACTTAAATTTAAGGACTAAGATTAAAGGACTTTATGTCATTAACACTTCAGACACATGCAGATGCTCAGATTTGCTCCAGTGttataatttagatttttttttttttttgtgctgaatGCAAAACTGTAAACTGAATTTTATAAAACCCATTTTCATGTGAAACCAGTGAAGTCCATCGCCTTGTGTCAAATTATTTTCaaatgctggatttttttttttttttaatgtgctttATTTTCTTTAGAtgatttgtgtatgtgtgtgtgttttatttccctcaaattttttttatgttatttgctgatgatgtgcTGCTTGTTGGAAGCGACACTGcagatgtttatttattttatttatttcagatcCTCTAACTAGCGGTAACGGTGAGCAGGGGCGCCGAAAAGGAGAGAATAAGGAGAACGATTCTAggagcccatgattgacaggggcctagAGAGGCCCCTAAGACAGTTATAACACTGACTAGCAGCTGGCTATGGGTGAACCCAGTAGGATTTGTTTCATGTGGCCCAAAATCCTTGGCAGTGCCCCTGACAGTGCGCGGTAGCAGAAATGTAGTCCCAAATGGCTCACTGTTAAACAGTTGACACACTGATCTCACTTGGTCTCATGCTGAACTAAAATCCGGACATTGGCGCCACTGACTGCATGTTTTAAATTCTGGTAAAGTTTCTGCACGTCGTCATTGGGCTCATTTGTCTGCGTAAAGTAGCATTATGTGAGCAGTTGCTTCTTATCTCTAACTTACAGACTTTATTTTTAGACCTGTACGACCCTTAAAAGCGACCCTCTCTGTCACTTTGTGACATTACGATGAGATTAggttcagtgttttatttattgtatcTACAGTGGAGGCCGTCATGATCAGCACTGCAGGTTGTTTCATTTGTGTATTAAAATCCGTCTCTGGTGTCCAGATTTTAACAGAGGGCAGATTATGATACAGATCCTCCTGCCCTCCATTTATACACTCTAACAATACATTTATTACTGAATTTAATACTCTATACCCCCCACTCAGGCTGAACCCAGGGTTTAAGTCTTTTATACCCAGAGTGCATTGTGGGTCAGTCCAGTTTATACTGCtcaggacagacagatggatagaAAGGGGTATAATCAGGACTGGGGGGTGTTTTCTGACATAGGTCAAGCTGTACCCCAGGATATAAAGCAGCCTCTGTGATTTCATAGAAGAACTAATTCCAGTTTGTACCTCAGGGTATATTTGGGGCTGGGCCAAACTATAGCAGGACATAGTTTGGTTGGGGGGGTAACCTAGCCAGGTACACCAGAATTACAGATTATAGACTGTCCTAACTGGATGTCGACTATCACCTGTATATCCTGAACTGGAACCCACCAATGGGATTTCAGAAGAGCCTTATTTAAAATGATACTTATTGCATTTGTGTTGATTAgtgcacatttgatggattactgtgAGATGAAAATGTTTGATACAAGTTAGTTACTGGTTAGATTCTGGTGTGGACATGCCCCGCCTTAGAGGGGAGGAGTCATAGCATCTGTCTGTTTTCTGCATTAGCAAATACGAtttcaatgacttttttttttttttttacagtatcaGCACCGTCTGTCAGTttacgttctatttttttttttaataaatgcaaTTACATTCTGTCATTATTGATTAATAGTTTCTGtttgtcaacacacacacacactccaactgTTCAGTCAAGGGTCGCTGGGGTTTTTGTTTGTCAATTAGATTCTAATTtgccaatttttatttatttactataaTCATCCACCAAACAAAACTCATCTACTTTATAGAACCTAAAGAGATTTAAACTTTACATTTTAAAGTTTGATGACAGCGCCCCCTGTCTTTGAGCTCTAAGGATATTTTCTTGATTTCACCATACCTTAACAAATTCCCTTTTTCAGGCACAGCGTTTTTATATGAGTGAAGtgtcgcgaagctcactcatggtacaggacgtcctaaacaggaagtgccaaaattcaaatccacagtaaacaggaaatgttcaaatgtcaaacacttcctgggttgacagacgagatcccatgaaatctcgcaggaactcagtggcaagctcacactcatacaggaagtgccaaattctaagtcacagtgaaacaggaaatgttgaacagttcctgcatgggtggagctagagcggtgGCAGGGATTTCACTGGAATCCCCTgatatctgattggacacagataattgacatgtcacggcaccacacatctggttgaaagaactgcattttcaaatcagagagtcacattgactgctaggttcctcctgtccagtagtttgtgatgtgtaccacaaaaagttctaatccaccttagtagaagaagaaatgtggacacaaaacattttggtaaaaactcaactcgtgtttggaggaagaggaatgctgagttgcattccaagaacaccatatttactgtgaagcatggggtggaaacatcatgctttggggctgttctgcaaaagggacaaggcgactgatccatgttaagggccatgtatcgtgagattttaagccaaaacctccttccatcagtgagagcattgaagatggaatgtggctgggtcttccagcatgacaatgatcccaaacacaccactgtggctccgtaaaaagcatttcaaggtcctggagtggccaagccagtctccagacctcaaccccatagaaaatttgttaagggaattgaaagtccgtgttgcccagcgacagacccaaaacatcactgctctagaggagatctgcatggaggaatgggccaaaataccaactacgg
The Thalassophryne amazonica chromosome 7, fThaAma1.1, whole genome shotgun sequence genome window above contains:
- the pomgnt2 gene encoding protein O-linked-mannose beta-1,4-N-acetylglucosaminyltransferase 2, whose protein sequence is MRASVAGCRMSVGALLNGLLVSVLAALLWKYSKLSEHATLLEEELHMMRQSQELLQVRIDYHVALQALQEHGTRMICTGKMHTDRICRFDYLCYCSEAEEFVFFHSNSSIMLPNLGSRRFQPALLDLSSVEDHNTQYFNFLELPAAALKFMPKPVFVPDVTLILNRFNPDNLMHVFHDDLLPTFYTMKQYLDLDDEARLVFMEGWGEGPHFDLYRLLSTKQPLLKEQLKNFGKLMCFTKSYVGLSKMTTWYQYGFVQPQGPKANVLVSGNEIRQFAKVLMQKMNISRVDKVEKDSGSAEDEKEKKDEYIVVFSRSTTRLILNEAELIMALAQEFQMRVVTVSLEEQSFPSIVQVISGASALVSMHGAQLITSLFLPRGAAVVELFPFAVNPEQYTPYKTLASLPGMDLHYISWRNTMEENTVTHPERSWEQGGIAHLVKEEQERILASKDVPRHLCCRNPEWLFRIYQDTLVDIPSFLEALREGLKTKPNLKKAKTASAVHPGRVREAQCQTSVQTTSEAKLTVSWQIPWNLKYLKVREVKYEVWIQEQGENTYMPYILPQQNYTFSENIKPFTTYLVWVRCIFNKNLLGPFADVLTCRT